The following is a genomic window from Enterobacter cloacae.
GAGCTAACATCTTCATTGTTCATCTCAATGACAAGGGCTGCATCCTGACCAAATGCTTTAACATTATGGTTTTTAAGAGCGAAGTCTGAAGTTGCCATATAAAAAGTCACTTTTGATAAAACCACATACCGCCTAATGATTCATCATCGGCAAGATGCTTGAAATTTGATAGTGTAAATCCTGTTTTGGTTTCAGAAATCACCAGGCTGTAAGATGCCGTATGTACAAGGCGAGAATTGTTTAGATCAAGATCATCACAAAAACCAGGGCTTTTGACGGGGTCAGCCTTTTCAACAAAAGTTACTTTTGAAGCGATGCCGTTGATCACGATTTTCTCGTTATCAGCAATTTTAATGTTTAAAGAAGGCGAGCTTTTATCACATGGCAGGAAGAGTGATGTCTTTTTAAATGTGTTTCCAGTGAAGTCCAAAAGGTCAGGTTTAACCGTAACATTGTTTAGGATTTTATAAACTCCAGCAAATGCACATAACACAACAAAACCAGATAAAACATATCTAATCTTAGACTTCATCCCCCAGTTCCTCTCCTAAAAGTTTTAACGCGCTTACGCACATAAGCCTCAACTGATACAGTAAGTTATCAGCGGTTATTCCACCAACGAAGGTAACTGTACGTCGTATTGATGCTCCGCCAGGCTCGCACTGGATATGGCCAATACCAGAATCACGGAGGAAGTCATTT
Proteins encoded in this region:
- the htdF gene encoding plasmid transfer protein; this encodes MKSKIRYVLSGFVVLCAFAGVYKILNNVTVKPDLLDFTGNTFKKTSLFLPCDKSSPSLNIKIADNEKIVINGIASKVTFVEKADPVKSPGFCDDLDLNNSRLVHTASYSLVISETKTGFTLSNFKHLADDESLGGMWFYQK